TCGTCCACGATCCGCAATGCGACGGCGGGGCACGAACAGAAATATGGCTATTGGGAATCGCGCATCAAGATTCCTCGCAGTAAAAGCTTTTGGGGCGCGTTCTGGCTGACGGGCGGCTCGAACGCGAACGGCTTCGGCGAAATCGATATTTTCGAGACGGTTGCCGAGCCGTTCATGATCCATCAGAACATCCACAATTGGAGTTTGGATGGCGTGGCGCACGTCGCTGATGGAACCGTCGCACTCGTTCCGTTCGACTACGCCGCCGACTTCCACGTCTACGGTTTGCTATGGACGGCGGATGAAATCGTGTGGTACATCGATGGCAAGGAATCGAAGCGCG
The nucleotide sequence above comes from Abditibacteriaceae bacterium. Encoded proteins:
- a CDS encoding glycoside hydrolase family 16 protein, whose translation is SSTIRNATAGHEQKYGYWESRIKIPRSKSFWGAFWLTGGSNANGFGEIDIFETVAEPFMIHQNIHNWSLDGVAHVADGTVALVPFDYAADFHVYGLLWTADEIVWYIDGKESKRALAPMVATFRDLCGPLHVLINLAIGGSWAGSPDGTTVWPGIMEIDYIKVWSV